The Flavobacterium faecale genome has a segment encoding these proteins:
- a CDS encoding porin family protein: MRQLLLLFTLFSFVSIQAQEEEVLEKPTIIVADSLYREDQFYFGFTYNTLQNRPASLDQTKFSTGFSAGFLRDMPVNKTRTIALATGVGFTYNNYLQNLNITPTGQSNTYSLFASDADYSKNRFSQLSIDVPLEFRWRTSTYQSYKFWRIYGGVKFSYVLYDHYVSTVDNVTTKINNNTDFNKFQYGIYLATGYNTFNIYAYYGLNSLFKSAAISNEKIKMNALNLGLVFYIL; encoded by the coding sequence ATGCGACAATTACTGCTTCTTTTTACTCTTTTTTCATTTGTTAGCATACAAGCACAGGAAGAGGAGGTACTTGAAAAACCAACTATCATAGTTGCTGATTCGTTATACCGTGAAGATCAGTTTTATTTTGGATTTACGTATAATACGTTACAGAATAGGCCGGCAAGCTTGGATCAAACTAAATTTAGCACGGGGTTTTCTGCGGGTTTTTTGAGGGATATGCCTGTGAATAAAACGAGAACAATAGCCCTTGCTACGGGTGTTGGTTTTACATACAACAATTATTTGCAAAACCTAAACATCACTCCAACTGGGCAAAGCAATACCTATTCTTTGTTTGCATCGGATGCTGATTATAGCAAAAATAGATTTTCACAGTTGTCCATTGATGTTCCATTGGAATTTCGTTGGCGTACATCAACCTATCAATCGTATAAGTTTTGGAGAATTTATGGGGGCGTAAAATTTAGTTATGTACTATATGATCACTACGTTTCAACTGTTGACAATGTGACCACAAAAATCAATAACAATACCGACTTTAATAAATTTCAATACGGAATCTATTTAGCAACAGGTTATAACACCTTTAATATTTATGCCTATTATGGTTTGAATTCTTTGTTTAAATCAGCTGCCATTTCGAATGAAAAAATTAAAATGAATGCGCTAAATTTAGGGTTGGTTTTCTACATTTTATAA
- a CDS encoding T9SS type A sorting domain-containing protein produces the protein MRTKLLKKLTFGIAFFAASAMFAQQGPTKYTFTGTEQGWSKGYGPGVVAYNATGGLTADGEITLDRTDGAGSATNNNANIRRGQGGADAFIVLNADVYNFIKIRVKNLTEAVNVQVSGTFRPAGTTGAGVSFPNTTISNVIAPKEAGGYQTIYLDITALTGEITRLDLLFRASSALTDPAGAKLFIDEIEFLTTIPPTEYSEFVQNPNFEDPTGVAFYTGNGASRSLSFTAPKEGSASMKNEFTEDQTSNFWSFSNYKKTYAANSLVNKTATVKLWVKTNRTTPAEIIVRLKTTDASGSNTSNFPTAIKSTTNFSGAWEELTFDLPFTDAGIEGVTMFFGVNYTDGAPTNAANGNIFYFDKMSATIATTLGVKENTLEGVSMYPNPTTDAVTINSINGGDITVFNSLGATVLSAKNVSTNHQLSISSLSSGVYFVKIVSDNKSSISKIVKK, from the coding sequence ATGAGAACAAAATTACTTAAAAAATTAACTTTCGGAATTGCATTTTTTGCAGCTTCAGCAATGTTTGCACAACAAGGTCCAACAAAGTATACTTTTACAGGAACAGAGCAAGGGTGGTCAAAAGGTTATGGACCAGGAGTAGTTGCCTACAATGCAACTGGTGGATTAACTGCTGATGGAGAAATTACTTTAGATCGTACAGATGGAGCAGGTTCTGCAACCAATAACAATGCAAACATCAGAAGAGGACAAGGTGGTGCTGATGCTTTTATTGTTTTGAACGCAGATGTATATAACTTCATTAAAATAAGAGTTAAAAATTTAACAGAAGCTGTGAATGTTCAGGTTTCAGGTACGTTTAGACCTGCTGGAACAACTGGAGCTGGGGTATCTTTCCCTAATACTACAATATCTAACGTGATAGCGCCTAAAGAGGCGGGTGGGTATCAAACAATATACTTAGATATAACTGCGCTTACAGGTGAGATTACTCGTTTGGATTTATTGTTTAGAGCGTCTAGTGCTCTTACAGATCCTGCAGGGGCTAAGTTGTTTATTGATGAAATCGAATTCTTGACGACTATTCCTCCAACTGAATATTCTGAATTTGTTCAAAATCCAAATTTTGAAGATCCAACTGGGGTGGCTTTTTATACCGGTAACGGTGCCTCAAGAAGTTTGTCTTTTACAGCGCCAAAAGAAGGTTCTGCAAGCATGAAAAATGAATTTACAGAAGATCAAACGAGTAATTTTTGGAGTTTTAGTAACTATAAAAAAACCTATGCAGCCAATTCACTTGTTAACAAAACAGCAACTGTAAAACTTTGGGTTAAAACAAATAGAACTACTCCAGCAGAGATTATTGTAAGGTTGAAAACCACTGATGCATCTGGGAGTAATACATCAAATTTTCCAACGGCGATTAAGTCGACTACTAATTTTTCTGGAGCATGGGAAGAGTTAACTTTTGACTTGCCATTTACAGATGCAGGAATCGAAGGAGTTACCATGTTTTTTGGTGTAAATTATACTGATGGAGCACCTACAAATGCGGCTAACGGAAATATATTCTATTTTGATAAAATGTCTGCGACTATTGCAACAACTCTAGGTGTAAAAGAAAACACATTAGAAGGTGTGAGCATGTACCCAAATCCAACGACAGATGCGGTTACTATTAACTCGATTAATGGAGGAGATATTACAGTGTTTAATAGCCTTGGAGCTACTGTTCTTTCTGCAAAAAATGTTTCTACAAATCACCAACTTTCTATCTCTAGTTTATCTTCTGGAGTATATTTTGTAAAAATTGTTTCTGATAATAAATCATCAATTTCTAAGATTGTAAAAAAATAA
- a CDS encoding LysR substrate-binding domain-containing protein produces the protein MEIQQLHYFITASKVLHFTKAAELCFVTQSALSQQIKKLEEELGMPLFLRTAKKIQLTEAGSVFLKHAKQIINDVQSGQQAIDDLNAMIGGELRIGATYIFGALVLPVVQTFAKKYPQLKISVEFGATEPLEQKLLNNELDLVLVISANKISSTIKSVALFESELIMAVAKTNPLAKLEKIPFRDLENIPLILPSRGFNSREFLDNLFEKNNMHPTISIELNAIHPLLQIIENSHWATVVAEMALIGWPNLKAVKLEGVKTGRSSFILTLNNEYQKKAVHLFVDAFKNVLSAAKL, from the coding sequence AATTCAGCAACTACACTATTTTATCACAGCCTCAAAAGTGCTTCATTTTACCAAGGCAGCCGAGTTATGTTTTGTCACACAGTCAGCATTATCGCAACAAATTAAAAAGCTAGAAGAAGAGTTGGGGATGCCTTTGTTTTTAAGAACAGCCAAGAAAATCCAATTAACAGAGGCGGGTTCCGTTTTTTTAAAACACGCTAAGCAAATAATCAACGATGTGCAATCAGGTCAGCAGGCAATTGATGATTTAAATGCCATGATAGGAGGTGAGTTACGAATAGGAGCAACCTATATTTTTGGCGCCTTGGTTTTGCCTGTCGTACAAACATTTGCAAAAAAGTATCCACAGCTCAAAATAAGTGTAGAATTTGGCGCCACCGAACCCTTAGAGCAAAAATTATTGAATAACGAACTAGATCTAGTGCTCGTGATTTCAGCTAATAAAATCAGTTCTACTATTAAGTCGGTTGCATTGTTTGAATCGGAGTTGATTATGGCTGTTGCCAAAACAAATCCGTTGGCCAAGTTAGAGAAAATACCTTTTCGAGATTTAGAAAATATTCCCTTAATTCTACCTTCACGGGGTTTTAATTCACGGGAGTTTCTAGACAACCTATTTGAAAAAAACAACATGCATCCTACTATTTCTATAGAATTAAACGCCATTCATCCTTTATTGCAAATCATAGAAAATAGTCATTGGGCGACCGTTGTAGCAGAAATGGCCTTGATTGGATGGCCGAATTTAAAAGCTGTCAAACTAGAAGGGGTAAAAACAGGAAGGAGTTCGTTTATTCTGACGTTAAACAATGAGTACCAAAAAAAAGCAGTACACCTCTTTGTCGATGCTTTTAAAAACGTTCTTTCTGCAGCAAAGCTGTAG